CGAGATACGTTCCCATAGCCCGTCGGGGGATTCGACCGTCGCCGCGCCGGACCTCCCTGCCCCAGATTCGACCGATCGTTGCGTTCGGGACTTCTTCGGCGTGGGCTTCATGGCTCGCTCCTTCGGTTAGACGGACTGCGGCTCCCCGAGAGGAACCACCCGTTCATGATTCGGTCCGAATTTCGGCGCGCGCACGGTCAACACAGGACACGGTGCATGGCGTAACATGGCGCCTGCGATACTACCGACCAAGAGATGGGACAACCCACGGCGGCCATGCGTGCCCATGATCATGAGGTCGAATGCCTGCTGCTTTACGTATTCCGCGATCGCGTCGGCCGGAAGCCCCGGCTTCAAGGCGTGCTCCACCTGCAACCCTTGCGTAATGAGTAACGCGGACAGCACCTTCAATCGTTCCTCAAGATATTCACGCTGACGCTTCCACTCCTTGGCATGACCG
This Nitrospiraceae bacterium DNA region includes the following protein-coding sequences:
- a CDS encoding DUF2934 domain-containing protein, translating into MKPTPKKSRTQRSVESGAGRSGAATVESPDGLWERISQKAYDLWQERGRREGFALEDWLDAEAIVMDEIHEARE